The Petroclostridium xylanilyticum region TTTTCTTACCGGAACGTCGGCCAGCATTTGCCTTGCTTTTTTACTTATATTGTCAAGGTCTCTTTTCGTCCAGCAACCATCGTACATCTTTTGAATTTCAGCCCAGACACGGTTGAAGTCTCCTCTTTTCTGCTCATAAGCCCGCAGTATTTTAATTTTCTTTTCTATTTCATCCATCTGGCAAATAATCTGATAACTAAACCAGATATCCTTAAGTAACTTTATAATAGATGCACCGTTTCTTACTCTGTTCAAATTTTTATAAAATTCTCCAAAATCTCTGAACATGGAATCAAAAATTATTACTTCAACGTCGTATCCCATGCTTTTTAAGATTCGCTGATGAATCTCACCATAGAGGCCGGCTCTGCAAGGGCCATGCCCTCCGGATGAAATAATGACTTCTGCTCCTGCCTGTGCCGCTTCAATATATGTCCCCATCATTACCTTAAATGGAAAACAAATAAATTCAGGACTATATTTTACCCCCAGGTCGATTGTCCTTTGAGTAGGCTTATGAGGCATAATCACTTCATGTCCAAGCAGTTCTAATACTTTTTTATATCCCGTAACACATCCCATATAGGGAAAAGAGATCTTCATGCAGGTTCTCCCCTTTGCTCTGCAAACTTTTTTCTTTTTATCATATCAACGAAAGCTTCAATCCTTGTCAAAAGATGGCTTTCTCCCGTGTGCTCGTCCACCCTCAGCGTCATAAAAGGCTTTTTGTAGTTTTCACTATCCAGCTCAATTAATTTACCCGCAATGGAATCCGGACCGCACCCAAAAGCTGTGACATGGATAAGGCCATCTACTTCAGGATTTCTCATCAGGTTAGCAGCGGTCCCATACACTTTATCGGTGAATGTCCAGTATAGCCTTTTTGATTTTTTCCCAAACCTGTTGGAAATTTCTTTTTCATCCATCATTTCGAAAGTAATAACTCTTACGTTCATCTGCCGCAGTTTTTTAATAATATCCATACTTACAAAAGAATCATAGATGTTATAGACATACCCCAGAACGCCTAAGGTAATTTCAGAATGTCGTTCTGATAAGATCTGCTCTTTGCTCACACCATGATTACACACCTGTTCCGCTTCTTCTATTGTAAGACCTTCCTTGCAACATTGCCTGAACTGCTGCCAGGAACGTGCTGCTGCAGCCATTGCTTTTTTTAACTCTTTCTCCCTTATCTCGAGAATATCACAAAGCGGACGGTAGCTGCTCCATTCACAGGTATCTTCTTTTTTACCATTAATGTCCAGTGTTAATATTTTTTCTTTTGCCCCGTCAATCGTATAACTTACCAATTCCGGCAAACCTAGAAACTTTGGACAAAACCATTTTTTGGATTCTATACTTACAAAGCGGGGAACAAAAATATAGTCTACATCCTTGGACAGAAGGTTTATTACATGCCCGTTAAATATTTTTATCGGAAGACATATCTCAGGCACCGTCACTTTTATACCTTTTTGAATTAGTTCTTTAGAAGTGATATCAGATATGACTATTTCTGCACCTAACTGCTCAAATAAGCATTTCCATAAAGGATAGTAATAATAGTAAATTAATGCCCGCGGCAAACCTATCCTCACAAAATCATCTCCCCATACTGTTGTTATGTAAATATTTTTTCAAATCGTGCAATAAATAAAATATACAGTCATTATGCCCCTTACTTCATTAAGATTTTTATTATTATGTTAAACTCGCTGTGCCAGTTTTAACATTTTACCAAGACCAAGATACCTTTTGCAATGCTGCTCACTGACACAACAAGGTATTTTCATATGGGAATCTTTATACGGACAAAGTTAAACTATTTATAATATATATAAATTAATTGCAAAATATTACTTATCAATCTTATCATTTTGATAAAAATTTGTGAATGTACGTTTTTACTAAATTATAAGCTTTTTATAGTCTTTTTATTGATTTTTAATGCCGCAGTTTATTACTCTTACGCGCTGTCGAATTTTCACGTTATTAGAAACTTTCTTCAATATCTCAATCTTGCTCTCAATATCTACTCCATGCCTTTTCGTAGTACTGTAACAGCACGGGGTTTGTCAAGCTATTTACTTCAACCTTATTATATCCTATTTTTTCATCTTTACCGAAATGGAATGCTGCCTTTGCTATTTCATCATTCATATATCTTGTTGGCACTGAGATTTTAATATCCTCCTTGGAGAATTCCCTGTTTGATGCCAGCGTAAAACCCCAATCCCCAAATGACGGTACGTTAATATGATATCCTGAGGTATAAAAACCTTCTGATTCTACAGTCTTTCTAATAGACCAATATGCTTCACTGGCATAGTAAGGACTGGTAGACTGAATTGCCACCATGCCACCTTTATTTAATCTTTTAAATACCAACCGATAAAACAGGTTGGTGTAGAGTTTATTTAAGGATTCATTGTTTGGGTCAGGCAAGTCTATGATAATGACATCAAATAGTTTTTGAGTTTTTTCAAGGTATTTATACGCATCTTCATTGATAACCCGTACTTTTTGATGCTCTAGCGAGCCTTCATTTAGCTGCTTGATTAAGGGATTTGTCCTGCAAAACTCCACAACCTGGGGATCCAGGTCTACCAGTGTAATATCTTTAACCTCCCCATATTTGAGCAGTTCTCTTGCAGCCAGCCCGTCCCCGCCTCCTAAGATCAATATATTTTCCCGCTTTGCCGCGAGAGCCATAGCAGGATGCACCAACGCTTCATGATAGCGGTATTCATCGATGGAACTAAATTGGATATTTCCATCCAGGAAGAGGCGGACATCGTCACGATGTTTGGTTACTACCATCTTTTGATAAGGCGTTTGCTTGCTATATATAATTTGGTCCCGATAAAAACTGTCTTCTATGGCATCTGCAGTATAGTCACCCGTAATAAAACCTATTAGTATAAGCAGTGCAAATAGGATGGATAGCATTTTCATTATATTAACATTCTTTATAAATTTTTCATATTTAAATATTATGAGAATTGCAACGCTAATATTGATTAAGCCTACCAGAAAAGCTGTCCTGATTTCGCCAAGATATGGAAGTAATATTAGCGGAAACGCCAATGATCCTAACAATGCCCCAATATAGTCAAAGCTCAGTACATTTGCAATCGTAATACGGAGATTATTTTCCCTTTCTTCAATGATCCGTGTAATTATAGGTATTTCCAGGCCTACCAATGTACCAATGATTATAATAGTAAGGTACATCACCAAATAATAAATCCGGGTAAAAGCATAGGATGCAAACAGCAGTACTGCCGATATTCCTCCTATCAGTCCAATGGAAAGCTCTATGGCTGCAAATACGTCAAAAAGGTTCTTGCGGAACCTTTGAGACAAATATGATCCCATTCCCATTGCACTCATAAATAAACCTATGGTAATAGAATACTGTTTGACACTGTTGCCCAGTAAATAAGAGCTAATAGCGCCTATGATTAATTCGTAAATAATTCCGCAAATTGCAATTATGAATATGGCAAATAAAAGGGGCGAAGCGTTGATATATTCTCGTTCGTTTCTGTGAGTTCCCATAAAGTTCTCCTTTGTCCTGAGTTATATGAACTGTGAACTTAAAATAACCTATTGTGCTAGTTCATTTCAAAAGTGAAAGCTCCAGGGCTAAGAGATTGTAAACTCACTCCGGGTCACATCAAACTCGCTTAGCTCAAACAGGTGATGTGACTTCTCCTCCGCTTCGTTAAC contains the following coding sequences:
- a CDS encoding acyl-CoA dehydratase activase-related protein, which gives rise to MRIGLPRALIYYYYYPLWKCLFEQLGAEIVISDITSKELIQKGIKVTVPEICLPIKIFNGHVINLLSKDVDYIFVPRFVSIESKKWFCPKFLGLPELVSYTIDGAKEKILTLDINGKKEDTCEWSSYRPLCDILEIREKELKKAMAAAARSWQQFRQCCKEGLTIEEAEQVCNHGVSKEQILSERHSEITLGVLGYVYNIYDSFVSMDIIKKLRQMNVRVITFEMMDEKEISNRFGKKSKRLYWTFTDKVYGTAANLMRNPEVDGLIHVTAFGCGPDSIAGKLIELDSENYKKPFMTLRVDEHTGESHLLTRIEAFVDMIKRKKFAEQRGEPA
- a CDS encoding polyamine aminopropyltransferase; this translates as MGTHRNEREYINASPLLFAIFIIAICGIIYELIIGAISSYLLGNSVKQYSITIGLFMSAMGMGSYLSQRFRKNLFDVFAAIELSIGLIGGISAVLLFASYAFTRIYYLVMYLTIIIIGTLVGLEIPIITRIIEERENNLRITIANVLSFDYIGALLGSLAFPLILLPYLGEIRTAFLVGLINISVAILIIFKYEKFIKNVNIMKMLSILFALLILIGFITGDYTADAIEDSFYRDQIIYSKQTPYQKMVVTKHRDDVRLFLDGNIQFSSIDEYRYHEALVHPAMALAAKRENILILGGGDGLAARELLKYGEVKDITLVDLDPQVVEFCRTNPLIKQLNEGSLEHQKVRVINEDAYKYLEKTQKLFDVIIIDLPDPNNESLNKLYTNLFYRLVFKRLNKGGMVAIQSTSPYYASEAYWSIRKTVESEGFYTSGYHINVPSFGDWGFTLASNREFSKEDIKISVPTRYMNDEIAKAAFHFGKDEKIGYNKVEVNSLTNPVLLQYYEKAWSRY